From Kineosporia succinea, the proteins below share one genomic window:
- a CDS encoding shikimate kinase, which yields MTRPVAVLIGPPGAGKTTIAHALSEKLGVRVRDTDEDIVSATGRAIADIFVDDGEPHFRELEHAAVTKALSEHDGVLALGGGAVLDPRTQEALREHVVVFLDVRITDAARRVGLNRDRPLLLGNPRAQWTMMMDHRRPIYTQIATHRVPTDGLEPDEVTSAVLSALGLQETSHE from the coding sequence GTGACGCGTCCGGTCGCCGTCCTCATCGGCCCGCCCGGGGCGGGGAAGACCACGATCGCCCACGCGCTCTCCGAGAAGCTCGGGGTACGAGTCCGGGACACCGACGAGGACATCGTCAGCGCCACCGGCCGGGCGATCGCCGACATCTTCGTCGACGACGGTGAGCCGCACTTCCGCGAGCTCGAGCACGCCGCGGTGACGAAGGCGCTGTCCGAGCACGACGGGGTGCTGGCGCTGGGCGGGGGAGCGGTGCTCGACCCGCGCACCCAGGAGGCCCTGCGTGAGCACGTCGTGGTCTTCCTCGACGTGCGCATCACCGATGCGGCCCGCCGCGTCGGGCTGAACCGCGACCGCCCCCTGCTTCTCGGTAACCCCCGGGCGCAGTGGACGATGATGATGGACCACCGCCGGCCGATCTACACGCAGATCGCGACCCACCGCGTCCCCACCGACGGTCTGGAGCCCGACGAGGTCACCTCGGCGGTGCTGTCGGCGCTGGGGTTGCAGGAGACTTCCCATGAGTGA
- the aroC gene encoding chorismate synthase has product MLRWLTAGESHGPLLIGVLEGLPAGVQITTPEIQAALARRRLGYGRGARMKFEQDEVRVTGGLRHGVSQGGPFAVQIGNTEWPKWESVMSADPLAEQVSDDPNDKPLDGQGRSAPLTRPRPGHADLVGMQKYGFADARPVLERASARETAARVALGQVAASFLEQAAGIRLVSHTVGIGPVGTPDDAELPGPDDVAALDADPVRSFHAPTSAAMVAEIDDCHKAGDTLGGVVEVLAYGVPPGLGSHVHWDRRLDSRLAGALMGIQAIKGVEVGDGFRTAARRGSVAHDEIERGDDGLLRRRTDRAGGVEGGMSTGEILKVRAAMKPISTVPRALDTVDVATGEKAVAIHQRSDVCAVPAAGVVAEAMVALVLAEALVEKFGGDSVPETARNIRSYLESIPELQKSEIR; this is encoded by the coding sequence ATGCTTCGTTGGCTCACTGCGGGCGAGTCCCATGGCCCCCTGCTGATCGGCGTCCTCGAGGGACTGCCGGCCGGTGTCCAGATCACCACCCCCGAGATCCAGGCCGCCCTGGCCCGGCGCCGGCTGGGCTACGGCCGCGGCGCCCGGATGAAGTTCGAGCAGGACGAGGTCCGGGTGACCGGCGGCCTGCGGCACGGGGTCAGCCAGGGCGGGCCGTTCGCGGTGCAGATCGGCAACACCGAGTGGCCCAAGTGGGAAAGCGTGATGTCGGCCGACCCGCTCGCCGAGCAGGTCAGTGACGACCCGAACGACAAGCCCCTCGACGGCCAGGGCCGCAGCGCCCCGCTGACCCGGCCCCGCCCGGGCCACGCCGACCTGGTCGGCATGCAGAAGTACGGCTTCGCCGACGCCCGGCCGGTGCTCGAGCGCGCCTCCGCCCGGGAGACCGCCGCCCGGGTCGCGCTCGGCCAGGTGGCCGCGAGCTTCCTCGAGCAGGCCGCCGGCATCCGGCTGGTCAGCCACACCGTGGGCATCGGCCCGGTCGGCACCCCCGACGACGCCGAGCTGCCCGGCCCGGACGACGTCGCCGCCCTCGACGCCGACCCGGTGCGCAGCTTCCACGCGCCCACCAGCGCCGCGATGGTCGCCGAGATCGACGACTGCCACAAGGCCGGCGACACCCTCGGCGGCGTCGTCGAGGTCCTCGCCTACGGCGTCCCGCCGGGCCTGGGCAGCCACGTGCACTGGGACCGCCGCCTCGACTCCCGGCTGGCCGGCGCGCTCATGGGCATCCAGGCGATCAAGGGCGTCGAGGTCGGCGACGGTTTCCGTACCGCCGCCCGCCGCGGCTCGGTGGCCCACGACGAGATCGAGCGCGGTGACGACGGCCTGCTGCGCCGCCGCACCGACCGCGCCGGCGGTGTCGAGGGCGGCATGAGCACGGGCGAGATCCTCAAGGTCCGGGCCGCGATGAAGCCGATCTCCACGGTGCCCCGCGCCCTCGACACGGTCGACGTGGCCACCGGTGAGAAGGCCGTCGCCATCCACCAGCGCTCCGACGTGTGCGCCGTGCCCGCCGCCGGTGTGGTGGCCGAGGCCATGGTGGCGCTGGTGCTGGCCGAGGCGCTGGTCGAGAAGTTCGGCGGCGACAGCGTTCCCGAGACCGCGCGCAACATCCGCAGCTACCTGGAGTCGATCCCCGAGCTGCAGAAGTCGGAGATCCGGTGA